From Synchiropus splendidus isolate RoL2022-P1 chromosome 10, RoL_Sspl_1.0, whole genome shotgun sequence, the proteins below share one genomic window:
- the cd302 gene encoding CD302 antigen, with protein sequence MESLERNAPRLWLLFSVVFLAELRTSLSEKDCPADGRMWVPFKDRCYHFVHGEEDKIKSYSLERAKALCQGFELLSVQSAEENDFVLKYSPEVWKGQVNVWLGIYYDTNSETMRWSGEDPVTFTNWESSDSPSDLVPVDTCAALHTNTGKWESISCLDELENGVVCETAQKAEEPKQSSRRLLSVMVILSVVAIIGVSAVVWFLHHKKNPGSSIFTAFEYHPPLRVLETDESCLVEAEETEDFP encoded by the exons ATGGAGTCGCTGGAGAGAAACGCTCCTCGTCTTTGGTTGTTGTTTTCAGTCGTGTTCCTCGCCGAGCTGCGGACGTCCCTCTCCGAGAAAG ACTGCCCTGCCGACGGACGCATGTGGGTTCCTTTCAAAGACAGATGTTACCACTTCGTGCACGGAGAGGAGGACAAAATCAAGAGCTACTCTCTAGAGCGAGCCAAAGCCCTCTGCCAAGGCTTCG AGCTCTTGAGCGTCCAGAGCGCGGAGGAGAATGACTTTGTGCTTAAATATAGCCCAGAGGTGTGGAAAGGCCAAGTCAACGTGTGGCTGGGAATATATTATGACACCAACA GTGAGACGATGAGGTGGTCTGGAGAAGACCCGGTTACTTTTACCAACTGGGAGAGCAGCGATTCTCCCTCTGACCTGGTGCCAGTGGACACGTGTGCGGCTCTTCACACCAACACGGGCAAGTGGGAGAGCATCAGCTGCCTGGATGAGCTGGAGAACGGAGTTGTTTGTGAGACGGCCCAGA AGGCAGAGGAACCCAAGCAAT CATCTAGAAGGCTTCTGTCAGTCATGGTcattctcagcgtggtggccaTCATCGGAGTGTCTGCTGTTGTTTGGTTCCTGCACCACAAGAAAAACCCAGGATCCTCCATCTTCACAGCTTTTGAGTATCACCCTCCGTTACGAGTCCTGGAAACGGACGAGTCGTGCCTTGTGGAGGCTGAAGAGACCGAGGATTTTCCATAA